From Candidatus Pedobacter colombiensis, one genomic window encodes:
- a CDS encoding SusC/RagA family TonB-linked outer membrane protein has product MNQTFTKSGYKHRLSKLARLFCLFYLTFICALPVSAFAQAGRFTISGKQISITELFHKMKEQQRDLDFFYSNDEFDASRKVDVNVSNVSLDELMKIVLNTSYSYQLIDNHLVIKPRISGNQLATVKSVSHDITGIVTDKEGSGIPGVLVKAKLEKTTTVTDINGRYAIRVHDEDVLEFSFVGFEKQEQRVKGKSRIDVLLKEDVAFLNEVVVTGYQTLKKKDAPGAIFVLPESEIEQNNNRSLNRLLEGAVPGLVIYKDAKGLDDLRIRGGSSLRAGTQPLLVIDGFVSTLFPDINEISNITVLKDASASAVWGSQAANGVIVITTKKGKAGKLQINYSGNVRIANRPDYNELRRADAASVIDYQKEQYDKGYIGSYLFDGYKTGYSQSIGIISDYDRKDITLAQRDQRLAALASLSNKEQIDNLLLRPAASQSHFMSFSGGSDKMLYFLSGNYQSNLGGAQGNNSDVMTINSRNTFKLASFVDMRTDFSFNYSSGKNGYSDMQSNIRKLLPYQMLEDNQGNYVYDYINFNKTENDRLKGLGYLDNGFNLLEENRQANNTNKGWGLKTRVGADWKIIKGLSLSNDFIYERTTNTIRNRYVETGYDARTLINRLTSVDAITKKLILNIPKGDILDLNTTTYNNYAFRNQLNYINTIKEKHYVNVIAGFDLRKTITEANNGRHLGYNDDLLSFQNVDGKTLAATGIKWWDGSTQKYDPASYDGFKFVDNREYSFYSTFTYTYDTRYNFSASYRTDHSNLFGADPKFKRTPLWSIGGQWNISNEDFFKSNVVSNLGFRATYGLTGNFDRSSLTTTYLVASRFLSTITNDYWARLSTPPNPKLRWERSQTFNLGADLGLLTNRFTMSLDYYRKYSYDLLGNQDLDPTVGLTSAIINSANMINHGVELSLKAGIITTKDFSWISNLNLGYNKNKVTSNKITDSSPAINRPNGTVPFLEGYPRESIWSYKWAGLDNTGRPQVYDGDGNKIYIPNIGSLIYSGTVRPKLSGGWSNIFRYKGFEAMAFLVFNYGHVARREMPRMDVFDWSGAYNNQIAQRWRKPGDELTTDIPTLVDMAFVNESDSYMRSATLSTNSIIDASFVRLREVQFGYNFKPAFLKGTPFKSIRAVAQMNNLYLFKKNKFGIDPEALTGASSTSNIASIYALPEPLTTTIGLNFSL; this is encoded by the coding sequence ATGAACCAAACTTTTACTAAAAGCGGTTATAAACACCGTTTGTCTAAACTTGCCAGACTTTTCTGTCTGTTCTACCTCACCTTTATATGCGCACTTCCAGTCAGTGCATTTGCGCAAGCAGGAAGGTTTACCATTTCCGGTAAACAAATCAGCATAACTGAGCTGTTCCATAAAATGAAGGAACAGCAGCGAGATCTCGATTTTTTTTATAGCAATGATGAATTTGATGCATCCCGGAAAGTGGATGTTAACGTCTCAAATGTTTCGCTCGATGAGCTGATGAAGATTGTACTCAATACGAGTTATAGTTATCAGCTTATTGATAATCATTTGGTTATAAAGCCAAGGATTTCGGGGAATCAACTTGCCACTGTGAAAAGCGTTTCGCATGACATTACTGGTATCGTTACAGACAAAGAAGGAAGTGGAATTCCCGGAGTATTGGTAAAAGCTAAGCTTGAAAAAACAACAACGGTTACAGATATCAATGGTCGTTATGCAATTCGCGTACATGACGAGGATGTTTTGGAGTTTTCATTTGTGGGGTTCGAAAAACAAGAACAGCGTGTAAAGGGAAAAAGCAGGATAGATGTTTTATTAAAAGAGGATGTAGCTTTTTTGAACGAAGTAGTGGTTACGGGTTATCAAACTTTGAAAAAGAAGGATGCACCAGGGGCAATTTTTGTCCTTCCTGAATCAGAAATTGAACAAAATAATAATCGTTCACTAAATAGATTATTGGAGGGGGCTGTTCCTGGATTGGTCATTTATAAAGATGCAAAAGGATTAGACGACTTAAGAATCAGAGGGGGTAGCTCACTACGCGCAGGTACCCAGCCGCTTCTGGTAATTGATGGTTTCGTAAGTACTCTATTTCCGGATATCAACGAAATCTCGAATATTACTGTACTAAAAGATGCTTCAGCTTCAGCTGTATGGGGCTCACAGGCAGCCAATGGCGTAATTGTTATCACTACAAAAAAAGGTAAGGCTGGAAAATTACAAATTAACTATTCCGGTAATGTTAGGATTGCAAATCGTCCAGATTACAATGAGCTACGTAGGGCAGATGCGGCATCAGTGATAGATTATCAAAAAGAACAGTATGATAAAGGGTATATTGGTTCCTATCTTTTTGATGGCTACAAGACTGGTTATTCTCAGTCTATAGGCATTATAAGTGATTACGACAGAAAGGACATCACTTTGGCCCAACGCGACCAAAGACTGGCTGCATTAGCCAGCTTATCTAATAAAGAGCAGATTGATAATTTATTGTTGCGTCCGGCAGCTAGTCAAAGTCATTTTATGTCTTTTTCGGGAGGATCTGATAAGATGCTGTATTTCCTATCGGGAAATTATCAGTCTAACCTGGGAGGTGCCCAGGGAAACAATTCCGATGTCATGACCATAAACTCCAGAAACACTTTTAAACTGGCCAGTTTTGTAGATATGAGAACGGATTTCTCATTCAATTATTCTTCAGGAAAGAACGGCTATTCGGATATGCAAAGCAATATCCGAAAACTATTGCCTTATCAAATGTTAGAGGACAACCAAGGTAATTATGTTTATGATTATATAAATTTCAACAAAACAGAGAACGATAGGTTAAAAGGTCTGGGATATTTGGATAACGGTTTTAACCTGCTCGAAGAAAATCGTCAAGCCAATAATACAAACAAAGGATGGGGACTGAAAACAAGGGTTGGTGCGGATTGGAAAATAATTAAAGGATTGAGCCTATCTAACGATTTTATTTATGAGCGTACCACAAATACCATTAGAAACAGATATGTAGAGACAGGATATGATGCGAGAACATTAATTAACCGTTTGACCTCAGTAGACGCTATTACTAAGAAGTTGATACTCAATATTCCTAAAGGTGATATTTTGGATTTAAATACGACAACATATAATAATTACGCGTTCCGCAATCAGCTGAATTACATCAATACAATTAAAGAAAAGCATTATGTAAATGTAATCGCAGGTTTTGACTTACGCAAAACAATAACTGAAGCTAACAATGGGCGACACCTGGGCTATAATGACGATTTGTTAAGTTTCCAAAATGTAGATGGAAAGACATTGGCAGCTACAGGTATCAAGTGGTGGGATGGCTCAACCCAAAAATATGATCCTGCTTCTTATGACGGCTTTAAATTTGTTGACAATCGCGAGTATTCTTTTTATTCGACTTTCACCTACACTTATGATACGCGCTATAATTTTAGCGCGAGTTACAGAACGGACCATTCTAATTTGTTTGGGGCAGACCCTAAGTTTAAAAGAACACCTTTGTGGTCTATTGGAGGGCAATGGAATATCAGTAATGAGGATTTCTTTAAGTCGAACGTAGTTTCTAATTTAGGCTTTAGGGCAACTTATGGCTTAACAGGGAATTTTGATAGAAGTAGTTTAACTACAACGTATTTAGTAGCTTCACGGTTTCTCAGCACTATTACCAATGACTATTGGGCGAGGTTAAGTACCCCCCCAAATCCTAAGCTTCGTTGGGAACGTTCACAAACATTTAATTTGGGAGCAGATCTTGGGTTGTTGACAAACCGTTTTACGATGTCATTGGACTACTACAGGAAATATAGCTATGACTTATTGGGTAATCAGGATCTTGATCCTACCGTTGGATTGACCTCGGCAATCATCAATTCTGCTAATATGATTAATCACGGAGTTGAGTTGAGTTTGAAGGCTGGTATTATAACAACTAAAGATTTTAGCTGGATCAGTAACCTGAACCTGGGTTATAACAAAAATAAAGTGACGAGCAATAAAATTACAGATAGCAGTCCTGCAATTAATCGCCCCAATGGTACTGTTCCTTTTTTGGAAGGCTATCCTCGTGAGTCAATTTGGAGTTATAAATGGGCTGGATTGGACAATACCGGCAGGCCACAGGTTTATGATGGGGATGGTAACAAAATCTATATTCCGAATATTGGATCCTTGATTTACAGTGGTACCGTCAGACCAAAATTAAGTGGAGGCTGGAGCAATATCTTTAGATATAAAGGCTTTGAAGCAATGGCTTTCTTAGTATTTAACTATGGCCATGTTGCACGCCGGGAAATGCCAAGAATGGATGTTTTCGACTGGAGTGGTGCGTATAACAATCAGATTGCACAGCGTTGGCGTAAACCGGGCGACGAGTTAACTACTGATATTCCTACATTAGTGGATATGGCTTTTGTTAACGAAAGTGATAGTTATATGAGATCTGCAACTTTATCGACTAACAGCATTATTGATGCCTCCTTCGTTAGACTTAGGGAAGTGCAGTTTGGTTATAACTTTAAGCCAGCTTTCTTAAAAGGAACACCATTTAAATCTATTAGGGCAGTAGCGCAGATGAATAACCTTTACTTATTTAAGAAAAATAAGTTTGGTATTGATCCTGAGGCTTTAACTGGGGCATCTTCTACATCCAATATTGCTTCGATATATGCATTGCCAGAGCCTTTAACTACCACAATCGGCCTTAATTTCAGTCTTTAA
- a CDS encoding DUF4974 domain-containing protein, with protein sequence MNSKAYMQELMVRSITMGELSPEEQHKLTKWLALDAKNQQEYNDLVAVKSLFKDKSAKRPNTDVAWGKVSHRISEVAIRQIAQKTSLSWLRHAAAVVLLSAVGLLLYTITNKNQKAELVAEVIQPGTNRAELVLPDGRRISLQSKATLDISGGKNTLVATNKGNTLIYTANSGQQGYHKLIVPDGGQYEIILPDKTHVWVNSGSELTYRVDFNNVGIREVKLVGEAYFKVAKDKKHPFIVKTDHMDVEAVGTAFNVVAYKNADYAEATLVEGIVNVSDRDGNKQRMLAGSKIRIGTKKPNTLPVLQKTELIYGDYAWKDGVFVFDNMPLAQISERISRWYNVKVVFTNQEARQLRFTGSIEKDKTLNTVLSLISTSTNVKFEIRNGTLYITKP encoded by the coding sequence ATGAATAGCAAAGCATACATGCAGGAGCTAATGGTTAGAAGCATTACTATGGGAGAATTGAGTCCTGAAGAACAGCATAAACTAACTAAATGGTTAGCATTGGATGCTAAAAACCAACAAGAATACAATGATCTGGTTGCTGTGAAAAGTCTTTTTAAGGATAAATCTGCTAAAAGGCCAAATACAGATGTGGCTTGGGGAAAAGTAAGTCACCGGATATCGGAGGTAGCTATAAGACAGATTGCTCAAAAAACATCTTTATCATGGCTTAGACATGCCGCAGCTGTTGTTTTGCTATCCGCTGTTGGCTTGCTGCTTTATACAATAACAAATAAAAATCAGAAAGCAGAGCTGGTTGCCGAAGTTATACAGCCTGGGACGAATCGGGCAGAGCTTGTACTTCCTGATGGAAGGCGCATAAGTTTGCAAAGTAAAGCTACCCTTGATATTTCTGGAGGTAAGAATACCCTGGTAGCGACCAATAAAGGGAATACTTTGATTTATACAGCCAATTCGGGGCAGCAAGGATATCATAAACTCATCGTTCCTGATGGTGGACAATATGAAATTATTTTACCGGATAAGACTCATGTATGGGTTAATTCTGGATCTGAATTAACTTATCGCGTCGATTTTAACAACGTCGGCATTCGAGAGGTGAAGCTGGTGGGTGAGGCTTACTTTAAAGTAGCAAAAGACAAAAAACATCCCTTTATTGTTAAAACAGATCATATGGATGTCGAGGCTGTGGGTACGGCATTTAATGTGGTAGCCTATAAAAATGCAGATTATGCCGAAGCTACTCTGGTGGAAGGAATTGTTAATGTCAGTGATCGAGATGGCAACAAGCAACGTATGCTTGCAGGATCTAAAATCAGAATCGGTACTAAAAAGCCAAATACCTTACCTGTCTTACAAAAAACAGAATTGATTTATGGTGACTATGCCTGGAAAGATGGTGTATTTGTATTCGATAACATGCCTTTAGCACAAATTAGTGAGCGTATTAGCAGATGGTATAATGTTAAAGTTGTATTTACAAATCAGGAGGCCAGACAATTACGTTTCACAGGATCCATAGAAAAGGATAAAACACTAAATACTGTACTTAGCCTGATCAGTACATCAACCAATGTGAAATTTGAAATCCGGAATGGAACACTTTACATCACTAAACCTTAA
- a CDS encoding Rrf2 family transcriptional regulator translates to MNNSRFAISLHILTLLEKAKEELLSSDYIAGSININPVLVRKELINLRNHGFVNSKEGKNGGSSLAKSADNISLAEVYSAVKQNNLLGVSKNTPNPQCPVGKQINKHLDDLYESTEKVLLKELSGKTLADFSRAFI, encoded by the coding sequence ATGAATAACTCAAGATTTGCCATATCGTTACATATCCTTACCCTGCTGGAAAAAGCGAAGGAAGAACTTTTGTCCTCCGACTATATTGCCGGTAGCATCAATATCAACCCGGTATTGGTAAGAAAGGAACTGATCAATTTGCGCAATCATGGTTTTGTAAACAGTAAAGAAGGGAAGAATGGTGGTAGCTCTTTGGCTAAATCTGCCGATAATATCTCTTTAGCTGAGGTTTATAGTGCTGTAAAACAAAATAATCTGCTAGGTGTTTCTAAAAATACACCCAATCCGCAATGTCCGGTGGGCAAACAGATCAATAAGCATTTAGATGATTTATACGAATCAACGGAAAAGGTATTGTTAAAAGAACTGTCAGGTAAAACACTAGCTGATTTCAGCAGAGCGTTCATTTGA
- a CDS encoding NAD(P)H-binding protein, with amino-acid sequence MKTVLIGASGFVGASILNELLNRGHEVTAIVRHAEKITTKNDKLIVKAIDVLNTDELTAAIQGADAVISAYNAGWSNPSLYIDFIAGSEAIQKAVKASGVKRLIIIGGAGSLEIDGEQLVDGPDFPEAYKAGATAARDYLNTIKQEKDLQWTFFSPAIEMHPGIDKGRTAQYRLGQNSPVFDETGRSSLSVQDLAVAIVDELEQNKHLQQRFTAGY; translated from the coding sequence ATGAAAACAGTATTAATAGGAGCAAGTGGCTTTGTAGGGGCCAGCATTTTAAATGAATTGTTAAACCGTGGACACGAGGTGACTGCAATTGTACGTCATGCTGAAAAGATAACGACCAAAAACGATAAACTAATCGTAAAGGCAATAGATGTGTTAAATACAGATGAATTAACCGCAGCCATACAAGGTGCTGATGCAGTAATTAGTGCTTACAACGCAGGTTGGAGCAATCCTAGCCTATACATTGATTTTATTGCGGGTTCTGAAGCGATACAGAAAGCCGTAAAAGCATCTGGTGTAAAGCGATTGATCATAATTGGTGGTGCAGGCAGTTTAGAAATTGACGGTGAACAGCTGGTTGATGGGCCTGATTTTCCCGAAGCTTATAAAGCAGGAGCAACAGCTGCCAGGGATTACTTAAATACAATTAAACAAGAAAAGGATTTGCAATGGACATTCTTTAGTCCGGCTATTGAAATGCATCCGGGAATTGACAAAGGCCGTACCGCGCAGTATCGCTTAGGTCAGAATAGTCCTGTATTTGATGAAACCGGTAGAAGCTCACTTTCTGTTCAGGATTTAGCAGTAGCAATTGTTGATGAGCTGGAACAGAATAAACATCTTCAACAAAGATTTACTGCTGGTTACTAA
- a CDS encoding TlpA disulfide reductase family protein: MNLSSIKIAGLATMLCFTTIGAIAQNGYQIKGRMVGLTQPSMAYLYSFDKGRNLLDSAVVTDGSFTFTGKVKHPLSASVQIKKIRKSLSLFLENDNYVLVMHQDWKDKDSISGGEEMRIERAYGKDTAELMKQMQVLAERYSKLGKEERINEGEEMNKLNEKIGRIQRSYIQKYPASLAVLHIMRPQFDVMNYKQLQEMKSLFSPLLAYSDVYQHLTELLAKKKAEFLVGQQAPDFSLPDLSGKSIALSSLKGKYVVVDFWASWCTPCRAANQKIKPLYDKYKNKGFEMISVSMDDKKELWVNAIKKDGLPWLQVSELIGIKGSEVAKKYSVSSLPTVFLLDPSGKVIAQNISEKELEEILHTNLK, from the coding sequence ATGAACTTGTCTTCTATAAAGATTGCTGGTTTAGCAACCATGCTGTGCTTTACAACAATAGGCGCTATTGCTCAGAATGGATATCAGATTAAAGGACGGATGGTTGGGCTAACCCAACCATCTATGGCCTATTTGTATAGTTTTGATAAAGGCCGGAATCTACTGGATAGTGCAGTGGTTACAGATGGTAGTTTTACTTTTACAGGGAAGGTAAAGCATCCTTTATCTGCTTCTGTACAAATCAAAAAAATCAGGAAGTCACTCTCTCTATTTCTAGAGAACGACAATTATGTTTTGGTTATGCATCAGGACTGGAAGGATAAGGATAGCATTAGTGGCGGAGAGGAAATGCGGATTGAACGGGCTTATGGTAAAGACACTGCTGAGCTGATGAAACAAATGCAAGTGCTTGCCGAACGTTATAGTAAATTGGGTAAGGAGGAAAGGATTAATGAGGGGGAGGAGATGAACAAGCTAAATGAAAAAATAGGGCGTATACAGCGCAGCTATATTCAGAAGTATCCAGCCTCGCTTGCTGTTTTACACATCATGCGGCCCCAATTTGATGTCATGAATTATAAGCAGTTGCAAGAAATGAAAAGTCTGTTTTCTCCTCTTCTTGCTTATTCGGATGTGTACCAGCATCTGACAGAACTTTTGGCAAAAAAGAAAGCTGAGTTTTTGGTTGGGCAACAAGCTCCCGATTTCAGTCTGCCTGATTTATCTGGTAAGTCGATTGCCTTATCTTCCTTAAAGGGTAAATATGTGGTTGTTGACTTCTGGGCATCCTGGTGTACGCCATGCCGTGCAGCTAATCAAAAGATCAAACCACTCTACGATAAATATAAGAACAAGGGATTTGAAATGATCTCTGTTTCCATGGACGATAAAAAAGAGCTATGGGTTAATGCGATTAAAAAGGATGGATTACCATGGCTTCAAGTATCTGAGTTGATAGGGATAAAAGGTTCTGAAGTAGCTAAAAAATATAGCGTTAGCAGCTTGCCAACTGTGTTTTTGCTTGATCCAAGTGGTAAAGTGATCGCTCAAAATATCTCTGAAAAAGAATTGGAAGAGATTTTACATACAAACTTAAAATAA
- a CDS encoding HPP family protein, translating to MPRRIIRKQYRKARYILYRETLIDAREHVLTFIGSFVGIGLIGLLNSKYLVASENLFLIGSFGASSVLVYGIINSPLAQPRNLIGGHVISAIIGVTIFKLFAGELWLACALAVSLSIVAMQITKTLHPPGGATALIAVTGGEKIRELGYMYVLSPVLSGVLILFAVALIFNNLRHRKYPSTPILKRRRRL from the coding sequence ATGCCAAGAAGAATAATTAGAAAACAATATCGTAAAGCGAGATATATTCTGTATCGCGAAACACTTATCGATGCCAGGGAACATGTACTTACTTTTATAGGATCTTTTGTTGGTATTGGTTTAATAGGATTATTAAACAGTAAGTATCTGGTTGCGAGTGAGAATTTATTTCTTATCGGTTCGTTTGGAGCATCTTCTGTACTGGTGTATGGCATTATTAACAGCCCGCTAGCTCAGCCGCGTAATCTGATTGGAGGTCATGTGATCTCCGCAATTATAGGGGTTACTATTTTTAAACTCTTTGCAGGCGAGCTTTGGCTTGCCTGCGCTTTAGCTGTTTCTTTATCCATTGTAGCCATGCAAATTACCAAAACCTTACATCCCCCAGGTGGAGCTACGGCATTGATTGCGGTAACAGGTGGCGAAAAAATTAGAGAGTTGGGCTATATGTATGTGCTGTCGCCGGTGTTATCAGGTGTGTTGATTCTCTTTGCTGTTGCATTGATCTTTAACAATTTAAGGCATCGAAAATACCCTTCAACACCCATATTAAAGAGAAGGCGTCGACTATAG
- a CDS encoding RagB/SusD family nutrient uptake outer membrane protein encodes MKTSMNITMKKYSILILTVFALSGCQKFLDVVPKGKFIPRYIKDYEELSANTSYSSNSNAALERLSDNIYFSDAKISTSSTQSTTKAYQWKPEIYIETETDGGWDPMYNNIYNTNIIINDVEKMTDGTEQQRKEVLGDAFFNRAYAYWNLVNLYAKDYDASTAATDLGVPLITVADLEAKPTRATVAAVYELILQDLLKAKDQLPDVAKNVFRNDKTTAFALLARVYQSMDNYPEAKKYANMALQIKSTLLDYNTYSFVNPLLPYSGVNNRTSNYYLHPEMLSYKVTGFGTILTGVSISPDFLSVLGTKDLRYVFNFTNLETNGKPTAEPYPLYLRFELNYNIAVPEMMLIVAEAEARAGQIAPALNQLNNLRKKRFKPADYTDLTAATPDDALKLVIDERRRELFGKGLRWFDMRRLDSDSRFRKTYTRANTAASYKLEAGSNIFVQQIPGKVMLLNPGILPNPR; translated from the coding sequence ATGAAAACATCAATGAATATCACGATGAAAAAATATAGCATTTTAATCTTAACAGTATTTGCATTATCCGGCTGTCAGAAGTTTCTGGATGTAGTGCCTAAAGGGAAATTTATTCCCAGGTACATTAAAGATTATGAGGAACTTTCTGCAAATACTTCATACAGCAGCAATAGTAATGCAGCTTTGGAACGTTTATCTGACAATATCTATTTTAGTGACGCCAAAATATCCACTTCTTCAACACAAAGTACAACTAAGGCTTATCAATGGAAGCCTGAAATTTATATTGAAACTGAGACAGATGGAGGATGGGACCCTATGTATAACAATATTTACAATACCAATATCATTATTAATGATGTAGAAAAAATGACAGATGGTACTGAACAACAACGTAAAGAAGTACTTGGAGATGCCTTTTTTAACCGGGCTTATGCGTATTGGAACCTGGTTAATCTGTACGCAAAGGATTACGACGCCAGTACAGCTGCTACAGATTTGGGTGTGCCATTGATAACGGTTGCAGATCTGGAAGCAAAACCAACAAGAGCTACAGTTGCGGCTGTTTATGAATTGATACTTCAGGATTTACTGAAAGCGAAAGACCAGTTACCTGATGTAGCTAAAAACGTATTCCGCAATGATAAAACGACTGCATTTGCTTTATTAGCCAGAGTTTATCAGAGTATGGATAACTATCCAGAGGCTAAAAAGTATGCCAACATGGCCCTGCAGATTAAAAGTACTTTGTTAGACTATAATACCTACAGTTTTGTTAATCCTTTATTACCGTATTCTGGAGTTAACAACCGGACTTCGAACTATTACCTGCATCCTGAAATGCTATCTTATAAAGTAACCGGTTTTGGAACTATTTTAACAGGTGTTTCCATTTCTCCAGATTTTTTAAGTGTTTTAGGTACGAAAGATCTTCGGTATGTATTTAATTTTACCAACTTAGAAACCAATGGGAAACCGACAGCTGAACCTTATCCTCTATACCTGAGGTTTGAGCTGAATTATAACATCGCCGTTCCGGAAATGATGTTGATCGTAGCTGAAGCTGAAGCTCGTGCAGGTCAAATAGCTCCTGCGCTTAACCAATTGAATAATTTAAGGAAGAAAAGGTTTAAGCCGGCAGATTACACTGATTTAACTGCTGCAACACCCGATGATGCTTTAAAACTAGTGATTGATGAACGTCGAAGAGAGTTATTTGGTAAAGGTTTGCGTTGGTTTGATATGAGACGATTAGATAGCGATAGTCGTTTTAGAAAAACTTATACCCGGGCCAATACTGCTGCGAGCTATAAATTGGAGGCTGGTTCTAATATTTTCGTACAACAAATTCCAGGTAAAGTGATGTTGTTAAATCCTGGTATTCTTCCTAATCCCAGATAA
- a CDS encoding amidohydrolase family protein: MTKFKILVSLLLWQGALYAQNLTSILLKNATIIDGDAGVKPRIGSVLIENGLVKSVSYTSLKGVNSQTKVIDCTGKFVTPGLMDSHVHLGTGDLSNLKKAHATTDSILKNLLIHGITTVRDMAGNAPYLADCKKSIQEGKVSGPDIFYAAQFAGPSYFKMMSSGRKGERDLGTSAWYRAISTEADVKPAIAAAKKVGATGIKVYANLNKKLIREITDEAHKQGLLVWAHAAIFPSKPMDVAQSGVNSMSHANDLVFQQIKGDTIEIGAAWAQLYKRLKLDSNVRDQMLLEMKRRKTFLDPTVFHAENNKMVNAALITRRANELGIKMVTGTDWVYPTKNESIPLLEEMKLLSRKCGLTNLEVIEAATLNGALVTGLSDRGVVRTGKRADLLVLNADPLKSLDTFDKPAFVLKAGVVEFTLPVQ, encoded by the coding sequence ATGACTAAATTCAAAATATTGGTGTCACTATTGCTGTGGCAAGGAGCTTTATATGCCCAAAATCTTACATCTATTCTACTAAAAAATGCGACCATTATTGATGGTGATGCTGGTGTAAAACCACGCATTGGATCAGTGTTGATAGAAAATGGACTGGTTAAATCTGTATCTTATACATCATTGAAAGGTGTAAATAGCCAAACCAAAGTGATTGATTGTACCGGTAAGTTTGTTACTCCGGGGTTGATGGATTCACATGTGCATTTAGGGACAGGTGATTTAAGCAATCTTAAAAAAGCCCACGCTACCACCGATAGTATTCTGAAAAACTTACTCATACATGGAATAACCACTGTAAGAGACATGGCTGGTAATGCACCTTATTTGGCTGATTGTAAGAAATCCATTCAGGAAGGTAAAGTATCTGGACCAGACATATTTTATGCTGCACAATTTGCAGGTCCCAGCTATTTTAAAATGATGAGCAGTGGTCGAAAAGGAGAAAGAGACCTGGGGACTAGCGCATGGTATCGTGCAATTAGCACTGAAGCAGATGTAAAACCTGCCATTGCTGCGGCTAAAAAAGTTGGCGCTACGGGAATCAAGGTTTACGCCAACCTAAATAAAAAGCTGATCAGGGAAATTACTGATGAGGCACACAAGCAAGGATTATTAGTCTGGGCTCATGCGGCAATTTTTCCTTCTAAACCAATGGATGTAGCACAATCTGGTGTAAATAGCATGTCTCATGCTAACGATCTCGTCTTTCAACAGATAAAGGGTGATACCATAGAGATTGGTGCAGCCTGGGCGCAATTGTATAAAAGGTTAAAGCTGGATAGTAATGTTCGTGATCAGATGCTGCTGGAAATGAAAAGGCGTAAAACATTTTTAGATCCTACCGTTTTTCATGCCGAAAATAACAAGATGGTCAATGCTGCATTAATTACCCGTAGGGCAAATGAACTGGGAATAAAGATGGTTACAGGGACTGATTGGGTTTATCCTACTAAAAATGAAAGCATTCCATTACTTGAGGAAATGAAACTGCTTTCTCGTAAATGCGGATTGACTAACCTGGAGGTAATAGAGGCTGCTACTTTAAATGGTGCACTGGTAACCGGATTAAGTGACAGAGGAGTTGTTCGTACAGGTAAAAGAGCCGATTTACTGGTTTTAAATGCTGACCCTTTGAAATCGCTGGATACTTTTGATAAACCGGCATTTGTTTTAAAAGCCGGCGTGGTAGAGTTTACATTGCCGGTGCAATAA